The nucleotide window ATGGGGGTTGTTGAGGAAGCTGTGGGTGAAGCAATAAACCTAGCATCAGGAACAGAAACAAAGATCATAGACTTAGCAAACTGGATAAACGAAATAACAGGGAACAAGGCTGGAATAATATTCAAACCAAGAAGAGACTGGGATAAAGCAATAAGAAGAAGGGCATCAATAGAGAAAGCCAGGAAAATACTTGGATACGAGCCAAAAACAGATATGAAAACTGGACTGAGAAAAGTCTATGAATGGATCAAGGAGAACAAGGATAAAATAGAGGCATGTGTAAAGTTTTAAATATATGTACTGGTATTTTCGTAACCCTTCTTTTAGAAAAATTCAAAGATGTATGGAAGTTGCTGCTGATTTTCACATTCATGTTATGTATTCACGTGATGCACTATTGAAACCTAAAAACCTTGTGAAAATTGCCTCTCGAAAGAAAATAAAAGTATTGGCAGTAACCGATCATAACACTATGAGAGGCGCATTTGAAACTATTAGAGAGGCGAAGAAAAATAGCTCGGAAATTATTATAATTCCAGGGATTGAAATATCAACAAATAAGGGCCATATAATCGGTATCTTCACCCAAGAAAATATCAGCACTAAAAACTACATGGATGTTATAGATCAAATTAAAAGGCAAGATGGACTTGTAATAATTCCTCATCCGCTCAGGAAAACGCAAAAATTCAGAAAAAATGAAATTATTAAAGCAGATTTACTGGAAGCTGTAAATGGTCGATCAACTTATAGAGAAAATGAATTAGCATTAGGTTTAGGAAAACAAATGAATAAACCATTAGTTTCAGGAAGCGATTCTCATTTTTCATTCGAGCTGGGGAGGATTCTGACACTTTTACCATGGAAACCAGATGATTTGGATGATTTAAGGAAGATGCTTTTGAACAATTACATAATAGGAATTAAAGGAAAGGCATGTTTTCTTACTCCTCGTTTTGCTCATGCTTTAAGCTTTTCAGTAGAAACATGTAGGCGCATTGCTGGCTTGTGAAAATGATAAACCACAGGATTCCACATTTAACTCCTTTCGTACCTTGTATGTACATGTACATTACGCGCTTAGGAAGTTTTTTCCGTTTTTTCCAGTTCTTTGGAGGCGAAATACTGCCTATGATTATAATGACGTATTTAACACTTAAAAATGGTTTTATTTCCTCATTGTTTAATGTTGAATTTGCTTTCTTCGTCGCTTCATCCTTATTTGTTTATTTCGTTTTCTTCACTTTATATGAAGTGGGGTATGTGATTAATGATTGTGTTGCAATAAAATACGAATCTAACCCCACATTACGCTATAACGAATGCAGTTATTGGAAATACTTGATTTTTTCTAAAATTTTATTCTTTATAGTTTTAACTTTATTGGTGAACACAGTAATCCATGTAGATATATATGATATCATGTTCTATGGTACAATTACGCTTTTGATTTTCATATTACACAATAAATTACCAATCCAAGATAGAGGTATAACATATTTTTGGTTGGAGTTTATGAGGCTCATGATACTACCTTACGCTATAATCCATGATACTTACAAGTTAATTATAATGATTTTATTAATCTTTCCAGAACTTTTTAGGCGTGGTGTCAGGTATATGCGGATTAAATATTTGTCACAAAATCGCAAATTTTCTACTTTTGACTTAAAAGCTTCATTAATTTCAATATTTATGATAGGTATATTTATCTGCAAATTTGCCTTTCACATAATTTCAGCACTTATTTTTGGGTATGCCATTATCATAATGGGCATTATGATTTCAATACTTAAAAAGGAATAAATAAATAGTTTTATGTCGCGTACTAGAATAGTAATTTTTGTCGACGTTTTTCCTCCGAGTATGGGGGGAGGAGCAACTCGTGCTTTTCATATAGTAAAAAATTTGGCTGCTTTAAATTGCGACGTTATCGTTATAACTGGAGGTCATGCATACCCTCGTGGAAGGTCATTTTTTACATTGAAGTCACGTTATGAGCAAATTGGTAATATTAAGGTGTATAGAGTACCCTCGCTTAATTTACCCTTTAA belongs to Candidatus Methanomethylicota archaeon and includes:
- a CDS encoding NAD-dependent epimerase/dehydratase family protein; the encoded protein is PLPLKEDFVSLHLDTPYQIHKLLGELYCNYFHNYYGLPVAIARYFNVYGPGEVPGKYRNVIPNFIWWAMHGQPLPITGTGEETRDFTYVEDIVDGTLRMGVVEEAVGEAINLASGTETKIIDLANWINEITGNKAGIIFKPRRDWDKAIRRRASIEKARKILGYEPKTDMKTGLRKVYEWIKENKDKIEACVKF
- a CDS encoding PHP domain-containing protein gives rise to the protein MEVAADFHIHVMYSRDALLKPKNLVKIASRKKIKVLAVTDHNTMRGAFETIREAKKNSSEIIIIPGIEISTNKGHIIGIFTQENISTKNYMDVIDQIKRQDGLVIIPHPLRKTQKFRKNEIIKADLLEAVNGRSTYRENELALGLGKQMNKPLVSGSDSHFSFELGRILTLLPWKPDDLDDLRKMLLNNYIIGIKGKACFLTPRFAHALSFSVETCRRIAGL